From the genome of Poecilia reticulata strain Guanapo linkage group LG22, Guppy_female_1.0+MT, whole genome shotgun sequence:
tatatatacacTGCATAAAGGGAACACTAAAACAGCACAATATAACtcccaagtaaatcaaacttctgtgaaatcaaactgtccacttacactgattgacaacggggaccctcttcgggtcaatcagtgttgcttcctaagtggacagtttgatttcacagaagtttgatttacttggagttatattgtgctGTTttagtgttccctttattttttttgagcagtatacttAGTTGTTGTTGGTATATGTGACTTactttgctgtttatttaaatcGACAGGTAAATACATCGTTATAGGTGCAGGCAAGTCACTGCCACgctattttaaacaattaaaaaaaaaagaatcttttaaaattaaactgagaactgaaaaaaagtgttttgtgcaGGAGGTGTACAAAAAACAAGCTACAAAagttaaatacttatttttctcaaatgtaTTGTTTCATTACAGGTATGGCAGGATTAGGATGGCTTGGAGCTGGAACAGCGGCTGGTACTGGAAGTATGGTAGCACGGATGATATCAAGCATCTGTAATGTAACCTTAAAAGTGCAAGACAGTCCATAGCACAGAGAAGGAATATATTTTTCATCTCCAGTAGAGTTAAAGTCATGTTCTTATCTAATATAATCATGTTTTAAAGAGTAGATTCTGAAATTCAAACATGTATAATCTGAGtatgaataaaagaaacattattttttgctgtgaaCATGTCTTGGTAAAGGCCATTGGGATGTGTGAATTGCTGCTGgcattttctaaattttgaGGGAATGCTATTTCTACTCATCATTCTGAGAGcggaataaagaaaaaaaacaactttgtacGTGTGTGCATCAATTGTAAAACTTCAACCTGTACTCAATATTTGCACTCAATAGATAAGTAAATAATATATCAATAAATCCAGAAAAACTGATTCAATATATTGAGgtatttgtttctctctttgctgatacatttttggaaataattgAGGCCCAGGAAACATTAGACCCTTAACAGTCATGTTGTTAAGTCTTTTCAGGACTTAGTGGTTACTTTACAAAACTTTCCAAGTATTTCTCCAGTGTTTATGGAATTTAATGGCTACTGTTCTTGAACATAGAGGTTTCTTTTAAAACttaccatttattttcctcGGACTTACAAGGAACTTTCTTGAAACGTTCATGTAACTTATtaaatacaaagtatttttcatgATATAGCTTGGCTCTGGAGCATATTTAGAAAgttccaaaaaaatatatatccagtaagttttttaaattaaaaattttaaatttcatgACCAGTTAGACTGTGATGTAATCTCAGTTCATTTATATATAAACTGTCAATTAAAACTATATATACAGACCATTAATTCTGAGACAAGGATACAAAACAACCAgacaactaaacaaaacagtgtTATATTAATTCTAATTCttcctatttttcatttttggctttttcttcttctcccatCTGAtcatttttcctctcctcctccttctttgGTGTGCTTGTTTTTCCTGCCAATCGCCctacagcagctccaacacCAGCTCCAACACTGGCCACAACAGCAGAGGCTGCACCCGAGAGACCAGCAGCACCTGCAGGAACCCAAACATCAACAGTTTGGTTCAAATGACCAAGCAGCAGATGAGCTCTGACGGGCGCCGcttgaaacaaattaaacacagactATGGATAGCGGGCTATGCAACATTTAAGACTTAAGttacatttaagatgaaaaggattagccatttaaaaatatgtttttatttgtcctttattaaaaaaaaataggaatgCCCCAATTTATTTACACACTTTTAAATGATTATAGAAAAGATTTTCACTCACTGATACTTTGGGTGATGAACTTCAAGTGTAGCTGCAACTCACTGATCTTTTCATCTAACTTGAGGCTCTGTGAGGTGGTCAGTAAAAGCTTACTGATCTTACATTATTTTTGGGGCACAGTAATCTAAAATACAAGACACAATCCTAGAAGTATTTCACTATGTGTCATAAATTTATATGtgagtttaacttttttaaatgaatgtcaaaaatattgaaattttttATGACATTGTAATTTTGAgatgtatttgtacttttttttagaGATAACAAAAAGAGTAATGGCAAAGGATTATATAAtaggaaaaactgaaacaaaaccaaTTTGCCTGGTCCTGACATTTATCATAATTATCCCTTAAAATGAAGGATGAATTTTACACTGAATAagactttatttctttaaattttgtgttctaatgtgtatttattttattttattgtattgtattgtatagCGCAGTTTTAGCTGGAGCTAATTGTTTTGATTATGTAAAACCTCATAGAGACGAGAGTTGAAAGTAAGCAACTGGTGTAAACTCTGTGTACAACGCACATGTTGTACTCTAAGAATTGTCGCTACGTCTCTCTGTACTGTTACTATAAAAGGACAATTCTATTATTATGATCAAGTGACAGCATGTTGAAttcacagcacatttcagcagattAATGTGTTCAGAGGTCTCAGTCTTGAAGCGTTAGTAAACACACTGAGTCTTGTTTGTAAGTCATAGCGAAATATGTCACATCAAAAATGGATGTGACAATAATTGAGCATTTTAATAATGCTCAATTATTGaaaattattgttcattttaataatgcTATTGAAAATCCTTTTTCAGTAATAGGATTTCAATATTAAAATCCAGGAAGAGGGCTGTTGTTATAGCAGCTAAGCAACTATTCAGTTAACTTCTTAGTCACCATTTGCTTCCTTCGTCTCCAACGGGGTTTGAATTGATGCAACCTTTTAAACTATCAGACGAAGTGCCTCCTCTCCAAAACTTGTTCCAAATTTTTAGGTTTGCCATGTTAATCAAAGTGTTCCCAGTTACAGACTTCCTGTACCACCCATAGCACCAACTATATTAGTGTTACCACTggactattgtttttttttttttgacccaAATTTACTTTCATCTTCTGCAACAACATACCTGCAGATTGTAAAACTGCCACCAGGCCTCCTGCTGCCACCCCTCCTCCGTTGGTAACGGCAGCAGCAGACATCATGCTCGCAGCGAAGGAGCCTGCTGCGATCCCAGCTGAGGTGAAACCGATGGCCCCCAAGGCCACTGGAGCTAGGGCAACTGCACCCACACTTCCTACAACTTATGAATAAGATACAAGATACTTATGAACAAGAAACATTTGGTATTAACATGTTAATTTCATTAAAccgaaaaaaaaacatggcgaTATAATGAGCAGGAGTTTTCTTTAAGCAATAAACGAGTCTCACATCACTGTGAATGAATTTTGTCCCactattatttaaaacaagtgaGTCATTTTTATCTGCACAACTTTCTTAAGGACTCTCAGAAGCATTTCTCGCTGTAGAATTTTGTGCGTCATGTCCTTTCCCATTCTAATGGACAGCGACGCTTGTGGAAGTTattgctgatgtctttccaTCTTGGTATTGTGCCAGGTATGCTACAAACCAGTAAGCGGTCAAAATTGTgaaatgatttatcatttttctgaaaacttgtagaaggagaaataaaatcattatttttctatttgtcaaTGAATGACACcacaaaaaataagttttgtaCCTACAAActatcccccccaaaaaatcagcatttctgatattttgtcACACAGCTTATATGTGAATTGTACTGGAGCATGAGCAATTCCTAAAGGCAATAGTCATATAATTTTGTGGCCAGTTTACAATTATTcaatagataaaaacaaaactacactacaaaaaacaaaaagcattttttttggtactttctaaataaatagaaaaaaaagagtaataaaatcttttttgttttgttatgcaAAGGCATTGGTGACCAAGGTGATAGGATCTATTTATTGTCAGACTTGACATCATGACTCATTAGCATGCAGGAACAGCTGCCTATTTCAAGATAAAAAGCAGAAGTCATACCTGCACCTCCTGTAATGACAAGAACCTTTCCTGAAACACAAGCAGATCATTATAAGTTTATTACCTAGCCTTTTGACCAACTGTAATATTTAAGACTACAATTACCCAATAAAagctatgcaaaaaaaaaaaaacactgagaaaaacacagagaatttaaaatgatcacGAAGTATGTTCAAAAGGATTTGTCAttcgtttgtttttctttgtttaatctTTAATGCGAACATATTTCAAACCAACGCTTTAAAATCAAGAATCGCATTGCGATGTACTCACTGAGACTCATAGTTTAACTACAGACCCAACTAGAACAGATTTGAGACGGGACACTATATTTTGCGTTTAATAAAGAtagagagaaaatgaaacttCCTGTTGGTGTGTTCACTGTCACTCGGaagtaaaatcacaaaatgttctcaccctttatttcaacaaataatTATCTTACAATTTTTCTTCTCTCAATTGACGACATAAATTATAGCGTATTTTGGTCCACATTGTGCGACCTGTTTGCACACTCGTCCGCATCCCTGAATAAATTTGAAATTCCAGATGCCCCCGAATGCAGCACCGCGTTCTGGGGCAAGGCCGCCGTCCAAACCTACAAAAGCGCAACAAGCTGAATCTTACGTTGTTGTATGATAAATACAACAATGTACGAGGGAAAGTTTCAGCAAGTAATAACTAAGTTATGTGAAACACGTTATTTGATGTAGGGATATTTCATAGTTGTTCATTTTAACACTTATTTCAAACTTCTGGGCCTGTATGGAGTTACCACAGGTGTTGgcaatgcaacttttttttttttatcacaaccAGTCATGTATAAAAGAGACTAAACAGTACAGTTCAGTTTCCTGAACCtcagacatttttcatgttgttCGGCACTCTTTAAGGAACCGCCTAGGCTTGATTGTTCTATTCAAATGAAGCAATTGAatctaaatgttgtgtttttttatgttgagtCACACAAGCTGTTGTAAATATCTggtgagaaaataataaaatactaagttgtgatgtgaatttaaaaaaagtaatctaTCTTTCCAAGTGTTTGCATGATTGtgttaaaaatctttattaCTAAGCTcaacaaactgcattttcagatgtttgagGACCCACTGAAAAGGTTGATGACCAACTatacattttgttcttcttttaagAAACACACAGTACTAACTACAgaactatattttaaaaattacaagtttattccgcaaacaatttaaaatttaaaagcaacaaaacaggaTGACTGCTGTAGATTTTGGCATTTAGTCTCAGTTCTTGTTAAAACAAGTACTATTACAGCAAGTGAATTAAgttaaaattaagttaaaacaaAGTCCAACATGAAGGcaagaaaacatgttaatgCAAAACTGTagttatttatataatataCTAATAATTTCATAGTTAAATGATTATCAGTTGTGTTTCAACAATATTAGAGGTTATGTGGTGTGAGGTCTCTTGAATTACATAACCAGTGAGGTAAATGTAAAGATGGACTGTAAATACTGAGACAACTTGATGTAGATTAGCAAGtgggaaaaaatattaatgtgggGACAAGAATAGGTACATTTTTCTAGTTATTGTCCTTTTTCATGATCCTTTTATCTTATCCTTTTTTCTTCTActattttttcttgttctctcCCTCTGacttctcttcctcctcactcTTCTCTTCCTTATCCTTGTTCTCCCCGTCATTCTTCTCTTCCTTATCCTTGTTctctttgtcttctttgttCACCTCCTCTTGGTTGTTGGTGCTGCCTGCCAGCAGCCCTGCAGTGGCTCCAATACCAGCTCCAACACCAGCTCCAACACCAGCCACAGCTGTAGAGGCGGCTGCTGAGAGACCAACAGCACCTGCAGGAAATGTCAAATGTGAGATGGTCTAATGGGTACAGGATGAACAGACTTCAACACGTCTCTGGATTGAGCTGTTCACTCCATGCAGTTAATGCTCGTCTTGAACcaacacgtttttttttaacaagtacTCAAAGTACACCAGCAGACCAACAGCGTCTTTTGTTTCTTGGACCTCTTCATATGTTTACTTCAATCAAGTATTTAATCATGTCTCATCATATAAACAAACCGGAGTGACTAATTTCTATCAAGGACATTTCCTAATCCCGTGAGCGATGTTGGAGTGCTGCTATTTTGAACAGTACTGTACTTTATCCTGTTTTATTACAGCAAGTAAATGAAGTAGCTACAACTAGAATCAAGTCAAAGAACCTGCAGATTGTAGAATCGCCACCAGGCTTCCTGCTGCCACCCCTCCTCCGTTGGCGACGGCAGCAGCAGACATCATGCTTGCAGCGAAGGAGCCCGCTGCTATCCCAGCTGAGGTGAAACCAACGGCCCCCAGAACAACAGGAGCCAGCGCCACTGCACCGATTCCCCCCAAGACTTAGAACGAGAAATATTTGACACAAACATGTTATTAAAGTACAATAAAAGAAGGCTAAGAcaagtatatatattttgtctaCTCTGTGGCTAAATAGAAACTgtctgaacaaaataaaacattgattttagaaaacaaaccaaaatgtttctgcagccaAGGTGACACGATCTATTTATGGCCAGTGCTAaacttcataatttttttttgtcacacaaacacagctgtATTTTCTGTCAGACTGAGAACATCTCAGTATGTCAAGATGACAagcataaaaagaagaaaaaaatgtcatacCTGCAGATGCTGCTATGAAAATTTTTCCTGAAACACAACACCAAcataaaatgttagttttcacCTGAGGCCAGGACTAGATTGACTTGTATTAATCAGCAGCAGTTCTAGCTCCAGCAGAAATCTGTGCTGGCCACAGAAAGTCAGATCGGTGAATCTCTAAACACCGTCTTAATGCTTTTTACCTTAAAGCaccattaaaaatacaacaaaaatggGCATTCTTTTTGTAgagttttattatcttttgtgagatgtctttcttctttcaaaataaaataatacaattattttgaaaacttaaTCTGATAGGGTATAATTTTGTGGTTCAGTTTGTATACATAGATCAGTCACAGACTTTATTGTTGCAGTCCAGTCTTTAAAGTTTGCGACCATCTACATCAAGCATCAATATTAAATACATCTTTTTCTATCcagttt
Proteins encoded in this window:
- the LOC103458581 gene encoding interferon alpha-inducible protein 27-like protein 2A encodes the protein MSLRKVLVITGGAVVGSVGAVALAPVALGAIGFTSAGIAAGSFAASMMSAAAVTNGGGVAAGGLVAVLQSAGAAGLSGAASAVVASVGAGVGAAVGRLAGKTSTPKKEEERKNDQMGEEEKAKNEK